A single region of the Hyalangium ruber genome encodes:
- a CDS encoding GNAT family N-acetyltransferase, which yields MNPLTIRPATAADAATLTALGARTFRDTFGAHNTPEDMEAFFASHYREEIQLAELADPRNLYLLAEVSGTPAAFALLRDSPPEKGVPGSRPLMLMRLYVDQPFLGAKVGAALMNRCVEEARARGHDVLWLGVWEHNTRARAFYAKWGFSEVGEMTFLLGNDVQRDHVLALWL from the coding sequence GTGAACCCCCTGACGATCCGCCCTGCGACGGCCGCCGATGCCGCGACGCTGACGGCCCTGGGTGCGCGCACGTTCCGTGACACCTTCGGTGCCCACAACACCCCCGAGGACATGGAGGCGTTCTTCGCCTCGCACTACCGGGAGGAGATCCAGCTCGCGGAGCTGGCGGACCCTCGCAACCTGTACCTGCTCGCGGAGGTCTCCGGGACTCCGGCCGCCTTCGCGCTGCTGCGCGACAGCCCGCCTGAGAAGGGCGTGCCTGGGAGCCGCCCGTTGATGCTGATGCGGCTGTATGTGGACCAGCCGTTCCTGGGTGCCAAGGTCGGCGCCGCGCTCATGAACCGCTGCGTGGAGGAAGCCCGCGCGCGGGGCCATGACGTTCTGTGGCTGGGCGTCTGGGAGCACAACACCCGCGCTCGAGCCTTCTACGCGAAGTGGGGGTTCTCCGAGGTAGGGGAGATGACGTTCCTTCTCGGTAACGATGTCCAGCGCGACCATGTGCTGGCGCTCTGGCTCTGA
- a CDS encoding pirin family protein, whose translation MSPPWESSEVELVLAARSADLPGGLHVLRALPQAQRRMVGPFVFLDQMGPAVFSPGQGMSVLPHPHIGLSTVTYLFEGEGMHRDSLGTIQRILPGDVNWMTAGRGISHSERTPPELLQQGGTMFGIQIWVALPKVYEEGAPTFVHHSADTLPEIEDGGARIRLVAGALYGARSPVKTHSELFYAVANLEEGAVVRLTAEHDERAAYVAQGSVEVAGGVLQRGELAVFQRGAEVLLRAVEPSRVLLLGGEPLEGPRHIWWNFVSSSKERIEQAKADWREQRFGSIPGETEFIPLPSPTPRPVNYP comes from the coding sequence ATGAGTCCGCCGTGGGAGTCGTCGGAGGTGGAGCTGGTGCTGGCGGCGCGGAGCGCCGATCTTCCGGGAGGTCTCCACGTTCTGCGCGCGTTGCCCCAGGCACAGCGCAGGATGGTGGGGCCGTTCGTGTTCCTGGATCAGATGGGGCCGGCGGTCTTCTCGCCGGGGCAGGGCATGAGCGTGCTGCCGCATCCGCACATCGGGCTGTCCACCGTCACCTATCTGTTCGAGGGTGAGGGCATGCACCGCGACAGCCTGGGGACGATCCAGCGGATCCTGCCTGGGGACGTGAATTGGATGACGGCGGGGCGTGGCATCTCCCACTCCGAGCGAACGCCGCCCGAGCTGCTTCAGCAGGGCGGCACGATGTTCGGGATCCAGATCTGGGTGGCGCTGCCGAAGGTGTACGAGGAGGGGGCTCCGACGTTCGTACACCACAGCGCGGACACGCTCCCGGAGATCGAGGACGGGGGCGCTCGGATTCGCCTCGTGGCGGGTGCGCTCTATGGGGCGCGGTCGCCGGTGAAGACGCACTCGGAGCTGTTCTACGCCGTCGCGAATCTGGAGGAGGGCGCGGTGGTGCGCCTGACGGCCGAGCACGACGAGCGCGCGGCGTATGTGGCGCAGGGCTCGGTGGAGGTGGCCGGAGGCGTGCTCCAGCGTGGAGAGCTGGCGGTGTTCCAGCGAGGGGCGGAGGTGCTCCTGCGGGCGGTAGAGCCCTCGCGCGTGCTGTTGCTGGGGGGAGAGCCGTTGGAAGGCCCTCGGCATATCTGGTGGAACTTCGTCTCCAGCTCGAAGGAGCGCATCGAGCAGGCGAAGGCGGACTGGCGGGAGCAGCGCTTCGGGAGCATCCCCGGAGAGACGGAGTTCATCCCGCTGCCGAGTCCCACGCCTCGGCCCGTGAATTATCCGTAG
- a CDS encoding GGDEF domain-containing protein encodes MAQNETVVTIISKISEQPLSLEAALVVIYGLDLGRKYDLGKPEIIIGRASKADICVDQESVSRNHACITNTKKGVRVRDLGSTNGTFINDDLVEGERELCNGDLVKIGRTIFKFIAGGNIEAAYHDEIYRLTTMDGLTQVHNRRYFDEQLDRELSRSRRYERGLSLVMLDIDRFKHINDTYGHLAGDYVLKQLASTVRVKIRREDVFARYGGEEFAMILPEIDLKGARTFAEKVRQMVEQQQFTFDKHSIPVTVSLGVAEFASEHRGASDLVGAADERLYEAKTGGRNRVCG; translated from the coding sequence ATGGCGCAGAACGAGACCGTCGTTACGATCATCTCGAAGATCTCCGAGCAGCCGCTGAGTCTGGAGGCGGCGCTGGTGGTGATCTACGGGTTGGATCTGGGGCGCAAGTACGACCTGGGCAAGCCGGAGATCATCATCGGGCGCGCGTCCAAGGCGGACATCTGCGTCGATCAGGAGTCGGTGAGCCGCAACCACGCGTGCATCACGAACACGAAGAAGGGCGTGCGTGTCCGGGACCTGGGCTCCACCAACGGGACGTTCATCAACGACGATCTGGTGGAGGGCGAGCGGGAGCTGTGCAACGGGGACCTGGTGAAGATCGGCCGGACGATCTTCAAGTTCATCGCCGGCGGGAACATCGAGGCGGCGTACCACGACGAGATCTACCGGCTGACGACGATGGACGGGCTGACGCAGGTCCACAACCGTCGCTACTTCGACGAGCAGCTGGATCGGGAGCTGTCTCGCAGCCGGCGCTATGAGCGGGGCCTGTCGCTGGTGATGCTGGACATCGATCGCTTCAAGCACATCAACGACACATATGGGCACCTGGCGGGGGACTATGTCCTCAAGCAGCTGGCCTCGACGGTGCGGGTGAAGATCCGGCGCGAGGACGTGTTCGCGCGCTACGGCGGCGAGGAGTTCGCGATGATCCTGCCGGAGATCGACTTGAAGGGCGCCCGGACGTTCGCGGAGAAGGTGCGGCAGATGGTGGAGCAGCAGCAGTTCACCTTCGACAAGCACTCGATCCCGGTGACGGTGTCGCTGGGGGTGGCGGAGTTCGCCTCGGAGCACCGCGGCGCGTCGGATTTGGTGGGCGCGGCGGACGAGCGGCTCTACGAGGCGAAGACGGGCGGTCGCAACCGCGTGTGCGGCTGA
- a CDS encoding carboxypeptidase regulatory-like domain-containing protein, giving the protein MNAPTRLVLMLGLLCVGSALNGCSAADEDTTPIPTPPAKDPNAPCTVDQDCPDPSLFFCNTVASRCEPACRTREDCSALRRGPYSLNECDRNPLGCQCDTGKCVASLCWRDADCDKKVCRDGHCVEKESMAAAASCRVIPDFVIGTQGTRVRFDVAVSDAEGEPVVPAGGISWAAASEAVVREGLGTSTSVIFTLSAPAEAMDAVEVRVGNASCRARVTVLPVEVEAGQVRVVVTDELTGRPLPGTWVVVADEAGSATGSGVADAGGVAQVPASGVVSVTAFHADYGYLTLAHYDTASGSRDLSLPLRRNPLAAYGGTKGTFTNLPVSSNLHMGFAGMSLPGLGLDLTNEQILGPTKTVPLNMGGFSRDLSLPQGAFLALPSDSTPGSYAAPGVAGVCDASLAGDLNPEDALRAGACGTRTAWALAGDVPPTELPPSLFGPTVDIGQVLAQSIPLLRRFHSSVVRDVQFRLVPTPGAETGAPDFQDTAHYTALDHDFQQLPLGFQFAVRVPSLPRYRGAFLDGAFVLGGVDVPGQGVVPLGLGFAVNVAPADPNTDLQAGLPAPGLVSVRMAPAHHGLEGYPYRLLVFANANTSLNDASAGAASSVLVEPLPSLLFDPKGATPLSVAGSFLPVPEGARYNFDSAPNGGLAGRQFRFVSDPGLSGVSVLRVVLTNRVGRRWTVLLDPAHATTGFRLPVPPAPFEDRTYSGDVTGSRSQLLVQAISARAEDGGRLGPVALVESNDLHLGRLSDFIRAASLLDYRRPEVSWLVPEGDGLSVPRESTVRVRTTSFRIGSGPTDDGYVQLSFNGGAGCEGQTVRGDVDASQGRGEVDLRLPPGCSGLSLLVTATLVDPTGAPLRPPVFSSRRLNIP; this is encoded by the coding sequence ATGAACGCACCCACCCGCCTGGTGCTGATGCTGGGGTTGCTCTGCGTGGGGTCGGCGCTCAACGGCTGCTCGGCGGCCGACGAGGATACAACGCCCATCCCCACGCCCCCGGCGAAGGATCCGAACGCGCCGTGTACGGTGGATCAGGACTGCCCGGATCCGTCGCTCTTCTTCTGCAACACGGTGGCCTCGCGGTGCGAGCCCGCCTGCCGCACCCGGGAGGACTGCTCGGCGTTGCGGCGCGGGCCGTATTCGCTCAACGAGTGCGACCGCAATCCGCTGGGCTGCCAGTGCGATACGGGCAAGTGCGTGGCGTCGCTGTGCTGGCGGGACGCGGACTGTGACAAGAAGGTCTGTCGGGATGGCCATTGCGTGGAGAAGGAGTCCATGGCGGCCGCAGCGTCCTGCCGGGTGATACCGGACTTCGTCATCGGCACCCAAGGGACGCGCGTGCGCTTCGATGTGGCGGTGAGCGACGCGGAGGGCGAGCCGGTGGTGCCCGCTGGGGGCATCTCCTGGGCGGCGGCGAGCGAGGCGGTGGTGAGAGAAGGCCTGGGCACGAGCACGAGCGTGATCTTCACGCTGTCGGCGCCGGCAGAGGCCATGGATGCGGTGGAGGTCCGGGTGGGCAACGCCTCCTGCCGCGCGCGCGTCACGGTGCTCCCGGTGGAGGTGGAGGCCGGGCAGGTGCGCGTGGTGGTGACGGATGAGCTCACGGGACGGCCGCTGCCCGGCACGTGGGTGGTGGTGGCCGACGAGGCGGGGAGCGCGACGGGCTCGGGCGTGGCGGACGCGGGCGGAGTGGCGCAGGTACCAGCCTCTGGAGTGGTGAGCGTCACCGCCTTCCACGCGGACTACGGCTACCTCACGCTGGCGCACTACGACACGGCGTCCGGTTCGCGCGATCTGTCGCTGCCGCTGCGGCGCAACCCGCTGGCGGCCTACGGCGGGACGAAGGGCACCTTCACGAACCTGCCCGTCTCGTCGAACCTCCACATGGGCTTTGCCGGCATGTCCTTGCCCGGCCTGGGCCTGGATTTGACGAACGAGCAGATCCTCGGCCCTACCAAGACGGTGCCCCTCAACATGGGAGGCTTCTCGCGGGACCTATCGCTGCCGCAGGGCGCATTCCTGGCGCTGCCCTCGGATTCGACGCCGGGGTCGTACGCCGCGCCGGGCGTGGCGGGGGTGTGCGACGCCAGCCTCGCGGGGGACCTCAACCCCGAGGATGCCCTGCGCGCCGGGGCGTGCGGCACGCGCACCGCGTGGGCGCTGGCGGGAGACGTGCCCCCCACGGAGCTGCCTCCGAGCCTCTTCGGCCCCACGGTGGACATCGGCCAGGTGCTCGCGCAGAGCATTCCCCTGCTGCGGCGCTTCCACTCGTCCGTCGTCCGGGACGTGCAGTTCCGGCTCGTGCCCACGCCCGGGGCCGAGACGGGCGCGCCGGACTTCCAGGACACCGCGCACTACACCGCGCTGGACCATGACTTCCAGCAACTGCCGCTGGGCTTCCAGTTCGCCGTGCGTGTCCCCTCGTTGCCGCGCTACCGGGGCGCCTTCCTGGACGGAGCCTTCGTGCTGGGCGGGGTGGACGTACCGGGGCAGGGCGTGGTTCCGCTAGGGCTGGGCTTCGCGGTGAACGTGGCGCCGGCGGACCCCAACACGGACCTGCAGGCGGGGCTGCCCGCGCCAGGGCTCGTCAGCGTCCGCATGGCTCCCGCGCACCACGGGCTGGAGGGCTACCCCTACCGGCTGCTCGTCTTCGCCAATGCCAACACGAGCCTCAATGACGCCTCGGCGGGCGCGGCGAGCAGCGTGCTGGTGGAGCCCCTCCCCAGCCTGCTCTTCGATCCCAAGGGCGCGACGCCCCTCTCGGTCGCGGGCAGCTTCCTCCCGGTCCCCGAGGGGGCCCGCTACAACTTCGACTCCGCTCCGAACGGGGGTTTGGCGGGCCGGCAGTTCCGCTTCGTCAGCGATCCGGGGCTGAGCGGAGTCTCCGTGCTGCGCGTCGTCCTCACCAACCGGGTGGGGCGCCGCTGGACGGTGCTGCTGGATCCGGCGCACGCCACCACCGGCTTCCGCCTGCCCGTGCCGCCCGCGCCCTTCGAGGACCGCACCTACTCCGGAGATGTCACCGGCTCACGCTCGCAGTTGCTCGTGCAGGCGATCTCCGCGCGCGCGGAGGACGGCGGTCGGTTGGGCCCGGTGGCCCTGGTGGAGTCGAATGACCTCCACCTCGGGCGGTTGAGCGACTTCATCCGCGCTGCCTCCTTGCTCGATTACCGCCGCCCCGAGGTGTCGTGGCTCGTCCCCGAGGGGGACGGGCTGAGCGTGCCCCGCGAGTCCACCGTGCGCGTGCGGACCACCAGCTTCCGGATCGGCAGCGGGCCCACGGACGACGGGTACGTGCAGCTCTCCTTCAACGGGGGAGCGGGCTGCGAGGGCCAGACGGTCCGCGGGGACGTGGACGCCTCCCAGGGGCGCGGCGAGGTGGACCTGCGGCTGCCCCCGGGCTGCTCCGGATTGAGCTTGCTCGTCACCGCCACCCTGGTGGACCCGACGGGGGCGCCCCTGCGCCCGCCGGTGTTCAGCTCTCGCCGGCTCAACATCCCCTGA
- a CDS encoding DUF721 domain-containing protein gives MARELPKSLNALMPRVLARLAEESGKGHALAPVWAAAVGAQIAKHSSPYTLQGGTLVVTVASAEWARTLSLEQASLVERLNARLGAGTVKTLSFRLGG, from the coding sequence ATGGCGCGCGAACTGCCCAAGTCCCTCAATGCCCTCATGCCCCGGGTGCTGGCCCGACTCGCCGAGGAGTCTGGCAAGGGGCACGCCCTGGCGCCCGTCTGGGCCGCGGCGGTAGGCGCGCAGATCGCGAAGCACTCTTCTCCCTACACCCTGCAAGGAGGAACGCTGGTGGTCACCGTGGCGAGCGCCGAGTGGGCCCGCACCCTGTCGCTGGAGCAGGCCTCCCTGGTGGAGCGCCTCAACGCCAGGCTGGGAGCGGGCACGGTGAAGACGCTGTCGTTCCGGTTGGGGGGCTGA
- a CDS encoding CAP domain-containing protein translates to MLALALTALVAATPLTPESMEKQAALHVVREFERVGRRAPVQDKALTEAARRLAREALGPQMPNGAPDLHALTLAVSDSGGADPSPRSLIIRAWEHSQAIDTFLARQDFNTEPTTHYGVGVVTAGERAALLLLMADRKAELVHFPRNYSRPGSTQVLCGELATPLRSAEVYVTLPDGNVQRVPLTRETGPRFCSQLRFLQTGAYTVEVIGRATKGPEVAALFLVDVGGPRERGEQEPGFDSEPTTVPEAREALLSRINNLRKAHKLPPLAPAAALDTVAQKYSERMAREGFFAHVAPDGSDLRKRLEGAGPAYRSAGENLGLAPGPLSAHFGIEHSPGHRKNLLSPQFTHVGIGVAFQTVEGRPQAIVTEVFSSAGIAATADPLVEAYKALDAKRAERKLPPLERSEVLEQIAMDHVRRALKQDTPKAHLPDSRVHDRVFRAMVDVATTAVDFYVAEDPTTVPESKSLLDARNTQVGVGIIRGDSQTFGRGKYWVVVIYTTPR, encoded by the coding sequence ATGCTGGCGCTGGCCCTCACCGCCCTGGTGGCCGCCACGCCGCTGACTCCGGAGTCCATGGAGAAGCAGGCCGCCCTGCACGTGGTGCGCGAGTTCGAGCGCGTGGGCCGCCGCGCGCCGGTGCAGGACAAGGCCCTCACCGAGGCTGCCCGGAGGCTGGCCCGCGAGGCGCTCGGGCCGCAGATGCCCAACGGCGCCCCGGATCTGCACGCGCTCACCCTGGCGGTGAGCGACTCGGGCGGCGCCGACCCCAGCCCTCGCTCCCTCATCATCCGCGCCTGGGAGCACTCACAGGCCATCGACACCTTCCTGGCGCGCCAGGACTTCAACACCGAGCCGACCACCCACTACGGCGTGGGCGTCGTCACCGCGGGCGAGCGCGCCGCGCTGCTGTTGCTGATGGCCGACCGCAAGGCGGAGCTGGTCCACTTCCCGCGCAACTACTCGCGCCCCGGCTCCACCCAGGTGCTGTGCGGCGAGCTGGCCACGCCCCTGCGCTCGGCCGAGGTCTACGTCACCCTGCCCGACGGCAACGTGCAGCGCGTGCCCCTCACGCGCGAGACCGGCCCGCGCTTCTGCTCGCAGCTGCGCTTCCTCCAAACCGGCGCCTACACCGTGGAGGTGATTGGCCGCGCCACCAAGGGGCCCGAGGTGGCGGCCCTGTTCCTGGTGGACGTGGGCGGCCCGCGCGAGCGCGGCGAGCAGGAGCCCGGCTTCGACTCCGAGCCCACCACCGTGCCCGAGGCCCGCGAGGCCCTGCTCTCGCGCATCAACAACCTGCGCAAGGCCCACAAGCTCCCCCCGCTGGCCCCGGCCGCGGCGCTGGACACCGTGGCCCAGAAGTACAGCGAGCGCATGGCCCGCGAGGGCTTCTTCGCCCACGTGGCCCCGGACGGCTCGGACCTGCGCAAGCGCCTGGAGGGCGCGGGCCCCGCCTACCGCAGCGCCGGAGAGAACCTGGGGCTGGCCCCCGGCCCGCTGTCCGCGCACTTCGGCATCGAGCACAGCCCTGGCCACCGGAAGAACCTGCTCTCGCCCCAGTTCACCCACGTGGGCATCGGCGTGGCCTTCCAGACGGTGGAGGGACGGCCCCAGGCCATCGTCACCGAGGTGTTCTCCTCCGCGGGCATCGCCGCCACGGCCGACCCGCTGGTGGAGGCCTACAAGGCCCTCGACGCCAAGCGCGCGGAGCGCAAGCTGCCCCCGCTGGAGCGCAGCGAGGTGCTCGAGCAGATCGCCATGGACCACGTGCGCCGGGCCCTCAAGCAGGACACGCCCAAGGCGCACCTGCCCGACAGCCGCGTTCACGACCGGGTCTTCCGCGCCATGGTGGACGTGGCCACCACGGCCGTGGACTTCTATGTGGCGGAGGACCCCACCACGGTGCCCGAGTCCAAGAGCCTCCTGGATGCCCGCAACACCCAGGTGGGCGTGGGAATCATCCGCGGAGACTCTCAGACCTTCGGTCGGGGCAAGTACTGGGTGGTGGTCATCTACACCACGCCGCGCTGA
- a CDS encoding transglycosylase SLT domain-containing protein — translation MKWSGLVVGLISGVALAQAPTSLEAVRLHRPDAVGLVQQDLKACHERKCPESGRIALLAATLALSEGEARQAVELLEAHPSPPLLEAFHAYYLGQALFYSGDADGASEAFSRALEKAPPSLAPRARARLGEALLKAGKPAKAAPLLELAATQTPSAELLYQRAQARAATGNAEGARADLRAVALRYATHPYADEALAKLEASKPPARLTLAEHVRRARALQGDGQPERALAELELAEARKLVKTPAAKAEVALVRAQALFSSKRLEEAEKSLAEARKGPPSVASDAALVMARRALRANDNTRARELFAALDKTWPKESAGDEGAFFAGWLDLQGGNFEEAVKSFALYEQRYPRSRRRDEGMWFRSLALLRLEKYAEAREELGRLVDSFPRSSLVPQARYWMARSQELGGTAADVTAQAYETVISTAPASFYALLANERLRALGRAPPTAFPEPPRQMTVTRPPELELAVALSQAGLFPDAAEEVESRASRIRSAEQALPFVHALLQLGEYGYAHAVAARHLWGRAFGARAPDALAAFYPKAFASAVEAAATRHEVEKHLVWAIMRRESAFRPEVASSADARGLMQIIPPTGTAIAERLAEPKPNPAELFAPDLNIRYGAWYLSQLMKRFSHPVLAAAAYNAGPKAVTKWAKEKGSLPLDLFVEEIPFKETRGYVKQVVADLYLYRSFYGGGAERPPLALTVPTPAVEGVNF, via the coding sequence ATGAAGTGGAGTGGCCTGGTGGTGGGGTTGATTTCGGGGGTGGCGTTGGCTCAGGCGCCGACGTCCCTGGAGGCCGTGCGGCTGCACCGGCCGGACGCGGTGGGGCTCGTCCAACAGGACTTGAAGGCCTGCCACGAGCGCAAGTGCCCGGAATCTGGACGCATCGCGTTACTGGCGGCCACACTCGCACTCTCCGAGGGAGAGGCGCGGCAGGCGGTGGAGCTGCTCGAGGCCCACCCCTCGCCTCCGCTGCTGGAGGCCTTCCACGCCTACTACCTGGGTCAGGCGCTGTTCTACTCAGGGGACGCGGACGGGGCCTCCGAGGCCTTCTCACGGGCCCTGGAGAAGGCGCCGCCCTCGCTGGCGCCCCGGGCCCGGGCCCGGCTGGGTGAGGCGCTGCTGAAGGCTGGCAAGCCCGCCAAGGCCGCTCCGCTGCTGGAGCTGGCCGCGACCCAGACGCCCTCCGCGGAGCTGCTCTACCAGCGGGCCCAGGCCCGCGCCGCCACCGGCAACGCCGAGGGAGCCCGCGCCGACCTGCGCGCCGTGGCCCTGCGCTACGCCACCCACCCGTACGCGGACGAGGCGCTCGCGAAGCTGGAGGCGTCCAAGCCGCCGGCGCGGCTGACGCTGGCCGAGCACGTGCGCCGGGCGCGGGCGCTGCAGGGAGATGGGCAGCCGGAGCGCGCGCTGGCGGAGCTGGAGCTGGCCGAGGCGCGCAAGCTGGTGAAGACGCCGGCCGCCAAGGCGGAGGTGGCGCTGGTGCGTGCCCAGGCGCTGTTCTCCAGCAAGCGCCTGGAGGAGGCGGAGAAGTCGCTGGCCGAGGCGCGCAAGGGGCCGCCCTCGGTGGCCTCCGACGCGGCGCTGGTGATGGCGCGCCGGGCGCTGCGGGCCAACGACAACACGCGGGCCCGCGAGCTGTTCGCCGCCCTGGACAAGACGTGGCCGAAGGAGTCCGCGGGGGATGAGGGTGCCTTCTTCGCGGGCTGGCTGGACTTGCAGGGCGGGAACTTCGAGGAGGCGGTGAAGTCCTTCGCGCTCTACGAGCAGCGCTATCCGCGCTCGCGGCGGCGGGACGAGGGCATGTGGTTCCGGTCGCTGGCGCTCCTGCGGCTGGAGAAGTACGCCGAGGCGCGCGAGGAGCTGGGCCGGCTGGTGGACAGCTTCCCGCGCAGCAGCCTGGTGCCGCAGGCACGCTATTGGATGGCGCGCAGCCAGGAGCTGGGCGGCACCGCCGCGGACGTCACCGCGCAGGCGTACGAGACGGTCATCAGCACCGCGCCGGCCTCCTTCTACGCGTTGCTGGCCAACGAGCGCCTGCGCGCGCTGGGCCGCGCGCCGCCAACGGCCTTCCCGGAGCCGCCTCGGCAGATGACGGTGACGCGCCCTCCGGAGCTGGAGCTGGCGGTGGCGCTCAGCCAGGCGGGGCTCTTCCCGGACGCGGCCGAGGAGGTGGAGTCGCGCGCCTCGCGCATCCGCTCCGCGGAGCAGGCCCTGCCCTTCGTCCACGCGCTGTTGCAGCTCGGTGAGTACGGCTATGCCCACGCGGTGGCCGCGCGGCACCTGTGGGGCCGGGCCTTCGGGGCGCGCGCTCCGGATGCGCTGGCGGCCTTCTACCCGAAGGCCTTCGCCTCGGCGGTGGAGGCGGCGGCCACGCGCCACGAGGTGGAGAAGCACCTGGTGTGGGCCATCATGCGCCGCGAGAGCGCCTTCCGCCCGGAGGTGGCGAGCTCGGCGGACGCGCGCGGGCTGATGCAGATCATCCCTCCCACGGGCACGGCGATCGCCGAGCGGCTGGCGGAGCCGAAGCCCAACCCGGCGGAGCTCTTCGCGCCGGACCTCAACATCCGCTACGGGGCCTGGTACCTGTCGCAGCTCATGAAGCGCTTCTCGCACCCGGTGCTGGCGGCCGCCGCCTACAACGCGGGCCCCAAGGCGGTGACGAAGTGGGCGAAGGAGAAGGGCTCGCTCCCGTTGGATCTCTTCGTCGAGGAGATCCCCTTCAAGGAGACGCGCGGCTACGTGAAGCAGGTGGTCGCGGACCTGTACCTCTACCGCTCCTTCTACGGAGGCGGTGCCGAGCGCCCGCCGCTGGCGCTCACGGTGCCCACTCCGGCGGTGGAAGGCGTGAACTTCTGA
- the cmk gene encoding (d)CMP kinase, translated as MRPFIVAIDGPAGAGKSTVSKLLARRLGFALVDTGAIYRCVALMARREGIASDDDAKLGELLSRIHIHFQVVGEDNHVFLDGQDVSSEIRTPEISMGASQVSSRPVVRSGLLALQRRLAMEAEKGAILEGRDIGTVVFPDADAKFFLEASPEVRARRRFEELFQKGVESSLEQVLSDQTQRDRDDSARAVAPLKAAEDAVRLDSSSLPLSEVVHEMENEIQRRLARRGA; from the coding sequence GTGAGACCGTTCATCGTCGCCATCGACGGGCCCGCCGGGGCCGGCAAGTCCACCGTGTCCAAGCTGCTGGCGCGGCGGCTGGGCTTTGCCCTGGTGGACACCGGCGCCATCTACCGCTGCGTGGCGCTCATGGCCCGACGCGAGGGCATTGCCTCCGACGACGACGCGAAGCTGGGCGAGCTGCTCTCGCGCATCCACATCCACTTCCAGGTGGTGGGCGAGGACAACCACGTCTTCCTGGACGGGCAGGACGTGTCCTCGGAGATCCGCACGCCGGAGATCTCCATGGGCGCCTCGCAGGTGTCCAGCCGCCCCGTGGTGCGCTCGGGCCTGCTGGCGCTGCAGCGGCGCCTGGCGATGGAGGCGGAGAAGGGCGCCATCCTCGAGGGCCGCGACATCGGCACCGTGGTGTTCCCGGACGCCGACGCCAAGTTCTTCCTGGAGGCCTCGCCCGAGGTGCGCGCCCGGCGCCGCTTCGAGGAGCTGTTCCAGAAGGGCGTGGAGAGCAGCCTGGAGCAGGTGCTCTCGGATCAGACGCAGCGGGACCGGGATGACTCGGCCCGCGCCGTGGCGCCGCTCAAGGCCGCCGAGGACGCGGTGCGGCTGGACTCCAGCTCGCTGCCGCTGTCCGAGGTGGTGCATGAGATGGAGAACGAGATCCAGCGCCGCCTGGCCCGGCGCGGCGCCTGA
- a CDS encoding acetyl-CoA carboxylase carboxyltransferase subunit alpha, producing MATSTGYALDFERPLIELEKKIEELKALSSGGTADFTSEIAKLEKKAKKLQTEIFSDLSRWQVVQLSRHSARPYFQDYVHHLFTDFFELCGDRHFGEDPSIVGGFARFDGKTVMLLAHQKGRSTKENMARNFGMPRPEGYRKARRLMELAERFEKPILTFVDTPGAYPGIGAEERGQAEAIAVNLEVMSRLKVPIISAVIGEGGSGGALAIGVGNRVLMLQNSVYSVISPEGCASILFRDSTQADRAADALKLTAKDLLGMKVIDEVVPEPAGGAHRDPAKAAENLGKVLRKHLSELAELTPQELVKDRYEKFRALGVFSGR from the coding sequence ATGGCGACCAGTACTGGCTACGCGCTCGACTTCGAACGCCCCCTCATCGAGCTGGAGAAGAAGATCGAGGAGCTCAAGGCCCTCTCCTCCGGTGGCACCGCGGACTTCACCTCCGAGATCGCCAAGCTCGAGAAGAAGGCCAAGAAGCTCCAGACGGAGATCTTCAGCGATCTGTCCCGCTGGCAGGTGGTGCAGCTGTCGCGCCACAGCGCCCGGCCCTACTTCCAGGACTACGTCCACCACCTGTTCACCGACTTCTTCGAGCTGTGTGGGGACCGGCACTTCGGGGAGGATCCGTCGATCGTCGGCGGCTTCGCGCGCTTCGATGGCAAGACGGTGATGCTGCTCGCCCACCAGAAGGGGCGTAGCACCAAGGAGAACATGGCGCGCAACTTCGGCATGCCGCGCCCCGAGGGCTACCGCAAGGCCCGCCGGCTCATGGAGCTGGCCGAGCGCTTCGAGAAGCCCATCCTCACCTTCGTGGACACGCCGGGCGCCTACCCGGGCATCGGCGCCGAGGAGCGCGGCCAGGCCGAGGCCATCGCCGTCAACCTGGAAGTCATGAGCCGGCTGAAGGTGCCCATCATCTCCGCCGTCATCGGCGAGGGCGGCTCCGGCGGCGCGCTGGCCATCGGCGTGGGCAACCGCGTGCTGATGCTCCAGAACAGCGTCTACTCGGTCATCTCGCCCGAGGGCTGCGCCTCCATCCTCTTCCGTGACTCCACCCAGGCGGACAGGGCGGCCGACGCGCTGAAGCTCACCGCCAAGGACCTGCTGGGCATGAAGGTCATCGACGAGGTGGTGCCCGAGCCCGCGGGCGGCGCGCACCGCGACCCCGCCAAGGCGGCCGAGAACCTCGGCAAGGTGCTGCGCAAGCACCTGAGCGAGCTGGCGGAGCTGACGCCCCAGGAGCTGGTCAAGGATCGCTACGAGAAGTTCCGCGCGCTCGGTGTCTTCTCCGGGCGCTGA